TTATAGTCGCAAACTCTACAAACCGTTTCTACCAACACAGGCTTTTCCTCTTTGCAAAATGCACCAGTTTGCGATGTGACGTTGAGCAGGAAACACGCAAATGAGATGTTCCCCACACCGTTATGGAAATGTGTTTCTCCAATTACAGTACAGCTTCTACGCAGCAAGtaactgcatgcttttcatgatcagtaaacatcaagttgatcatgtattttcagagaCGTGATAGTAACATATTCATTTGGCATGAGCAACCGAGCTAGCTAAGCAAACAACGTTTCATTTAGTATATATTAGGTTAATGTAAAGAGTTTGACATCGGCAAGTCCTCCTGGTAAAGTTGTCAGTCAGAACTACTGTCATCACCACAACATCCAGAACAGCGCTGCCAGGATCCTGATGAGAAACTGAAAGGTGTCATAATGTATTTgttcgcaaacatcctttctgaatttaaaagtaatccaagaagtaatcatctagattttcaaaagtatctgtaatctgattacaatatttttgataATTACATAACTGATTACAGTTACCATCTAGGTGATGGGAGGCTTATATTTTGGTGTGGGGGTGATGTTTGCCAGGACAGGGAGCCAGGGGATGCAGGGTGGATCATAATGTGCCAGTTCCTAAATAAAAATCATCttaactaatccaatctgtaagTGGTTGGATTCATTTCACCTGTTATAGACATGGTTATGCAGTTTAGACAGTTTAGTCTCATTTATCAATCTTCCCTACCTTGGCAGTCATTCTAACTGCAGATTGTGGGTGATGCGCATGATGGCATTTAGCTGTGTGTcgactctatgtgtgtgtgtgtgtgtgtgtgtgtgtgtgtgtgtgagtgtgtgtgtgtgtgtgtatgtgtgtgtgaggtaaggacagagacagaagcgGATGAGAGACATCCCACTCCCTCATTTTTTACTGGTTCATATACAGTCAACTAAGCAGACCTGACCTAGCTGCTAATGCATTGGTGCCTTTGCGAGAGCCAccccattaacacacacacacacacacacacacacacacacacacacacacacacacatacacatacacacacacacacaacaacaacaactgcgaTCAACCACGGCACACACCTGTCACTTCCCCTCATGtcagtgttttatttattttatttgacagtttaacaaatacatacacacagtacaaaTCTAGACAGAGATAATACAACAGAGTGTATTACTTATTTCAATTGTGTCCCTTGCTGTCGTTTCCATTCCATTCATGTGGATTTGATATGTTTTTCATGTCATACACTTCAAAGCCACTATTGCCCTCTCTGGGTACAAATAATGCTGAAAGTTGAACTTGAGGCCCATTGAGTGTCATTAGATACAGTATTTTGCATGTCATGCATGTCTTCATCTCATTCTAAGGATCAGAGGCTGCGTTTAAACAGGCATccaaattctgatcttttgcccaattatgtgcaaaagagctgatctgattggtcaaaagaccaatttgtgagaaaaaaatattagaattgggctgcctgtgtaaacgcagccaggGAACAAGTGCGACTACATTATTAACTTTCACTTTTCTTCAAAGGTCACCTCAACCTTCACCTTCTATAAACTACCTTTCTAGATCTGGCTCATGATGGTGAAGAGGCGTACGTTCCCTCTACTGATAGCTTCTGCTCTGGCAGTCATGGTCTACGTCATCTTCACATTGCCCAGGTACCGTGAAGCCTCTGCCGTACGATCAAGAAATAAAAGTGCCAAAGGGAGAACATTGTCTGGGACATTACATTTCTGCTGTAGAAATACAACATCTGTCCATGATTCCTCAGGTCACAGCCAGGCAACCACCAGCACCTCTATCTGCACCACATCTCTGACCAGTCCATCACGCCTGTCAACGACACCAAACACTTCATGGTGGGGGCCTACAAGGAACATCGTTTGGAGGGAAGCTCCGTACGCATCATCAGTATCTTCAGACGAGACTCTGTCCAGCCTCTGTACTGTGTGTTCTACTGTGGGACTCACTGGGCTAATGGAATGAAGGCTGAAGTCCAGATGCACTCTGATCACTTTGGTACCTGTCATTTTCTATTTGGTTTTAGCCCTGCACTGACACACCTGAATCAACACCCAAATCAAAGAAATAAGGGGCTTGGTGATTCGCTGATTAGTTTGTTGATTTGGTTAACACTATACAGTAATTATATGTGTCTCTGTTCTGTATTGGGATAAAGGTTTCCGCTTCGTGACGACCGACGTCCTTTGTCCGAATCATCCCGACTGCGACCCATCACACGTGACCCTCGCCATACAAGCTGACGCCAAGCTCGCTCAGAACCAAACCTTCCTCCGCATCCAGAACCTTGtgaaaagggaggaagaggagtttcAGTTCAACTTCACTGTCTGTTGGTCCAATTTATTTGGCGATTATAACAACGTGCTTCAGGTCACCCAGACTCTGGAGATGTACAAGTGAGTATTGATTgagtgattggttgattgattgatggattcCTTGATTGGTTAATTGGTGGATTGGTTGGttcatttattgattgattggttggttgattgattgattggtttattggttaattgattggttgattgtttaattgattgattgattgattgattgctatGTTGCAGGTTGTTGGGAGTGCAGCATGTTGTGGTGTATAACACCAGCTGTGGACCAGACCTGGAGAGACTGCTACAGAGTTACACACAGGAGGGCTTTGTTGAAGTAGGAATTAATtgattggatggatggatggacagatagatGGGATTCATTAACTGACTGATTAATTGACTGCAGGTGGTGCCCTGGCCTATCAACCAACACATGAACCCGTCCAATGGGTGGCAGCCCAGTGAACATGGAGGGGACATCCACTACTATGGCCAGTTGACCACTCTAAATGACTGTGTCTACAGAAATATGTATCAGTCACGCTATGTACTGCTGAACGACATCGATGAGATTATAGCTCCATACCAGCATCAAACCCTGCCCCAGATGATGGATGTACTTCAGAGGCAAAACCCAAAGGTAGGGGGAGGACTCAGGGAagtactgtgtatgtgtgttaaggTAGATCGTTACGTGTGTGTTGTGCATATgttaggctgtgtttacacaggcatcgAAATGCAGATTTTTTTCCTCAATTATTTGGCACATCTGATATAATGTGATATTTTCCCCAATTTGTTAACAGCATTTTCTGATCTTTGGTGTTTTTAGTTGTTAATAATTTTGTTGACCAATTACATCAGATCTtctcacatcagatatttttttgAATTGATTGAATTGGTCAAAAGACTAATTAGTGAAAGATTTGGGTTTGGGCTAACTGTGTAAACTCATGGAATCTTATCTTTTGAGTTCTGACACCACATTCGTTTGCGGTTCTCATCCTCAGTCTGGACGCTCAGATCAGAATTGTTGTGCTTTGAAGTGTTTGTTTTTGCACATGACCTGCCATTACCAAGATGTTTAAAGGAACAGTGACAGGAAATTCATGAGCAAAGTGTTTGCGTGCTATTTCATATGCTACATCAGTGTGAATGTGCAAGTCTGATATGAGTCAAAATACAATAGTGTGGAAAGTGAGAAAAATAGATcagatatgaagaaaaaaaatctgaatgaatTCTCTCTTTCGCCTTCTCTCACCCCAACCTCCATCTCCCCAGGCTGAAGTGTTCCTCATAGAGAACCACATCTTCCCTAAGTCCCAGTTTGAGCCCAGTGGAAGATTTGAACGACCAAACTGGCGGGATGTTCCAGGGATCAACATCATGGAGCACATCTACAGAGAGGAGCCAGACTATCGCATCTACCACCCCTCCAAGATGATAGTACGGCCCAGGTTAGAATCTGCCACCCCTCCCAGATGATAGTACGGCCCAGGTTAGAATCTGCCACCCCTCCAAGATGGTAGTATGGCCCAGGTTATAGTCTACCACCCCTCCAAGATGGTAGTATGGCCCAGAGTAGTTTACTAAGAAGCTAGCTAGATGtactcagggttttctaaagctagTCAGCTTCAGTTaggttcacattccagctcaggcttcatccCTATTACGACAGTGGATATTGCTTGTCCTCCTGCTTCTCACTCTAGCAGACTTATAACTGTGCATGCATGTCACACGTGGCTAGTCGAACTCTGAACTTTTCATTGAGACAATGTTGAAACGTAAATCCATGGGTGAGTCAGTGCCATATTTAAATTCTTTCCAAAATCAACATGAAAGAAAAGCTATCTTGCAAATCCTGCAGATTATGGAGTGAAAAGGGTTATTAGAAGTGCCTGTCTTTCTTTTATTACGTATCGTTCATGCCTTCTTTGGTGTGTTTATCAATGCACAAGCACCTTTTTTCCCCTCTCcaataaataaaatcattttaTAAAGTCATACAAATGTCATACTGTGAGTGAAGTTTCAAATGCATCCTGTCATTACCAAATGTGTAATGTGATAGGTATTTTaatattacaattttttttacacaaaaaagtaaaaagtatttggttaatACAATATTTAATCAGTGGTCCTCTTCAAATCAAAAGGATGATGGGAACCTGATCTCATTGGTCCTGAACTCACGGCTCAGACATTTCATTCAGAATAAGTagagttagccctgagttagcctgcctCGGAGCAGTTTAGTTCCTAAGGATACtttgccatagaaatgtacctggaTAAAAGGTGAGCCACATTTGTATGAGTAGTTATCCCGAGTTGAGCTCAGTTTGTAGTATAGGGCTCTGGTTAGAATCTACCAACCCTACAATATGAATTTATGAGCCTGGTTAGAAAAGAATACAACCTCTGTCTAACAACCCTAGAGCAGTGGAGCAGACGTCGGTCCACTCTGTCTAACAACCCCAGGGCAGTGGAGCAGACGTCGGTCCACTCTGTCTAACAACCCTAGAGCAGTGGAGCAGACGTCGACCCACTCTGTCTAACAACCCTAGAGCAGTGGAGCAGACGTCGGTCCACTCTGTCTAACAACCCCAGGGCAGTGGAGCAGACGTCGGTCCACTCTGTCTAACAACCCTAGAGCAGTGGAGCAGACGTCGACCCACTCTGTCTAACAACCCTAGAGCAGTGGAGCAGACGTCGACCCACTCTGTCTAACAACCCTTCTGTGTCTCTGACCCCAGGGCAGTGGAGCAGACATCGGTTC
The DNA window shown above is from Oncorhynchus mykiss isolate Arlee chromosome 18, USDA_OmykA_1.1, whole genome shotgun sequence and carries:
- the LOC118936474 gene encoding uncharacterized protein LOC118936474 isoform X1 — translated: MQSFSWIYTQIWLMMVKRRTFPLLIASALAVMVYVIFTLPRSQPGNHQHLYLHHISDQSITPVNDTKHFMVGAYKEHRLEGSSVRIISIFRRDSVQPLYCVFYCGTHWANGMKAEVQMHSDHFGFRFVTTDVLCPNHPDCDPSHVTLAIQADAKLAQNQTFLRIQNLVKREEEEFQFNFTVCWSNLFGDYNNVLQVTQTLEMYKLLGVQHVVVYNTSCGPDLERLLQSYTQEGFVEVVPWPINQHMNPSNGWQPSEHGGDIHYYGQLTTLNDCVYRNMYQSRYVLLNDIDEIIAPYQHQTLPQMMDVLQRQNPKAEVFLIENHIFPKSQFEPSGRFERPNWRDVPGINIMEHIYREEPDYRIYHPSKMIVRPRAVEQTSVHSVLRNFGQTVKVPPNVCHIIHVRVPLQGGLTKKELHEDKRVWDYESQLVPNVDKALEKAGLLRM
- the LOC118936474 gene encoding uncharacterized protein LOC118936474 isoform X3, whose translation is MQSFSWIYTQIWLMMVKRRTFPLLIASALAVMVYVIFTLPRSQPGNHQHLYLHHISDQSITPVNDTKHFMVGAYKEHRLEGSSVRIISIFRRDSVQPLYCVFYCGTHWANGMKAEVQMHSDHFGFRFVTTDVLCPNHPDCDPSHVTLAIQADAKLAQNQTFLRIQNLVKREEEEFQFNFTVCWSNLFGDYNNVLQVTQTLEMYKLLGVQHVVVYNTSCGPDLERLLQSYTQEGFVEVVPWPINQHMNPSNGWQPSEHGGDIHYYGQLTTLNDCVYRNMYQSRYVLLNDIDEIIAPYQHQTLPQMMDVLQRQNPKAEVFLIENHIFPKSQFEPSGRFERPNWRDVPGINIMEHIYREEPDYRIYHPSKMIVRPRVPLQGGLTKKELHEDKRVWDYESQLVPNVDKALEKAGLLRM
- the LOC118936474 gene encoding uncharacterized protein LOC118936474 isoform X4, whose product is MQSFSWIYTQIWLMMVKRRTFPLLIASALAVMVYVIFTLPRSQPGNHQHLYLHHISDQSITPVNDTKHFMVGAYKEHRLEGSSVRIISIFRRDSVQPLYCVFYCGTHWANGMKAEVQMHSDHFGFRFVTTDVLCPNHPDCDPSHVTLAIQADAKLAQNQTFLRIQNLVKREEEEFQFNFTVCWSNLFGDYNNVLQVTQTLEMYKLLGVQHVVVYNTSCGPDLERLLQSYTQEGFVEVVPWPINQHMNPSNGWQPSEHGGDIHYYGQLTTLNDCVYRNMYQSRYVLLNDIDEIIAPYQHQTLPQMMDVLQRQNPKAEVFLIENHIFPKSQFEPSGRFERPNWRDVPGINIMEHIYREEPDYRIYHPSKMIVRPRAVEQTSVHSV
- the LOC118936474 gene encoding uncharacterized protein LOC118936474 isoform X5 codes for the protein MQSFSWIYTQIWLMMVKRRTFPLLIASALAVMVYVIFTLPRSQPGNHQHLYLHHISDQSITPVNDTKHFMVGAYKEHRLEGSSVRIISIFRRDSVQPLYCVFYCGTHWANGMKAEVQMHSDHFGFRFVTTDVLCPNHPDCDPSHVTLAIQADAKLAQNQTFLRIQNLVKREEEEFQFNFTVCWSNLFGDYNNVLQVTQTLEMYKLLGVQHVVVYNTSCGPDLERLLQSYTQEGFVEVVPWPINQHMNPSNGWQPSEHGGDIHYYGQLTTLNDCVYRNMYQSRYVLLNDIDEIIAPYQHQTLPQMMDVLQRQNPKAEVFLIENHIFPKSQFEPSGRFERPNWRDVPGINIMEHIYREEPDYRIYHPSKMIVRPRLESATPPR
- the LOC118936474 gene encoding uncharacterized protein LOC118936474 isoform X2, encoding MMVKRRTFPLLIASALAVMVYVIFTLPRSQPGNHQHLYLHHISDQSITPVNDTKHFMVGAYKEHRLEGSSVRIISIFRRDSVQPLYCVFYCGTHWANGMKAEVQMHSDHFGFRFVTTDVLCPNHPDCDPSHVTLAIQADAKLAQNQTFLRIQNLVKREEEEFQFNFTVCWSNLFGDYNNVLQVTQTLEMYKLLGVQHVVVYNTSCGPDLERLLQSYTQEGFVEVVPWPINQHMNPSNGWQPSEHGGDIHYYGQLTTLNDCVYRNMYQSRYVLLNDIDEIIAPYQHQTLPQMMDVLQRQNPKAEVFLIENHIFPKSQFEPSGRFERPNWRDVPGINIMEHIYREEPDYRIYHPSKMIVRPRAVEQTSVHSVLRNFGQTVKVPPNVCHIIHVRVPLQGGLTKKELHEDKRVWDYESQLVPNVDKALEKAGLLRM